A section of the Castanea sativa cultivar Marrone di Chiusa Pesio chromosome 12, ASM4071231v1 genome encodes:
- the LOC142618591 gene encoding uncharacterized protein LOC142618591, translating into MLPFLLFLLFLPPHYFTHSLNQEGLFLERVKQSLSDPRQSLSSWNDRDDTPCNWTGIRCNNSTRRVDSVVLSNMGLEGPFPTLLCRLPSLSSLALDNNYINGSLPVNISTCQNLKFLNLSLNDLVGPIPATLSQIPYLRTLDLSINNFSGEIPASFGEFRQLETLNLGNNLLIRHNLDSLINIQEESKLISLGNVFTLKVLQLAYNPFIPSRIPSQLGNLRNLEELHLSGCSLIGPIPDSLGRLTRLRILELTYNNLTGSIPSSITQLKSIVEIELYSNKLSGALPSGLSNLTTLSRFDVSRNQLSGTIPDELCELELESLNLSENRFEGSVPEIITRSTKLYELKLFNNTLTGSLPSELGKNSPLKAIDISYNGFSGEIPKYLCEKGALTHLILMYNSFSGEIPESYGNCKSLYRVRLKQNNLSGSVPESFWGLPHVYLLELEDNSLSGNISRLISGSYNLTQLLISKNQFSGLIPEEIGSLNNLFKFSGSYNRLTGPIPGSFVKLSELGKLDLSNNELIGKIPEGIQAWKRLNELNLANNRLYGEIPSEIGSLPVLNYLDLSGNHLSGKIPIELQNLKLNTLNLSNNWLSGDLPPHYANENYRNSFLGNPGLCGYLPDLCPSVGGGKKEENLWIFGSIFMLASIVLIVGVVVFYWKYRSNWTYKENKKRAMSKWKWKSFHKLGFSEFEIVDCLNEENVIGSGGSGKVYKVVLSNGETVAVKKLWGGKKKGDGSVDSEKDWFEAEVEILGRIRHNNIVRLWCCYDTGDCKLLVYEYMPNGSLGDLLHSGKGGLLDWPTRYQIALDAAEGLSYLHHDCVPSIVHRDVKSNNILIDEEFRARVADFGVAKIVAAVSRGGEPMSVIAGSWGYIAPEYAYTLRVNEKSDIYSFGVVILELVTGRRPIDPEFGEKDLVKWVSTTIDQKGIDHVIDPTLESKYKEEISKILDIGLLCAGLLPIKRPAMRIVVKLLQEAGAGNKSKSVHKDGKFSPHYQEDASDQGGTV; encoded by the exons ATGTTACCTTTTCTACTCTTCCTATTGTTTCTCCCACCACATTACTTCACTCACTCTTTGAATCAAGAAGGCCTGTTTCTTGAACGAGTCAAGCAAAGCCTCTCAGACCCAAGACAGTCCCTCTCTTCATGGAACGACCGAGACGACACTCCATGCAACTGGACTGGCATCAGGTGCAACAACTCGACTCGCCGAGTCGACTCAGTCGTCCTCTCCAACATGGGACTCGAAGGCCCATTTCCCACCTTGCTTTGCCGACTCCCTTCGCTCTCTTCACTCGCTCTCGACAACAACTACATCAACGGTTCCCTCCCCGTTAATATCTCCACGTGTCAAAATCTGAAGTTCCTTAACCTGTCCCTGAACGACTTGGTGGGTCCCATCCCGGCCACTCTGTCTCAGATCCCATATCTCCGGACTTTGGACCTTTCAATTAACAACTTTTCGGGCGAGATTCCGGCGAGTTTCGGAGAGTTTCGTCAACTCGAAACGCTCAACCTCGGgaataatttactaattagaCATAACCTTGATTCGCTGATCAATATACAAGAAGAATCGAAACTGATTTCATTGGGAAACGTTTTTACTCTGAAAGTGCTTCAGCTCGCTTATAACCCGTTCATACCGAGTCGGATACCGAGTCAACTCGGAAACCTGAGGAATCTCGAGGAACTCCATCTCAGTGGGTGTAGTCTCATAGGTCCGATTCCGGACAGTCTCGGCCGGCTGACTCGCCTGAGAATACTCGAGTTGACCTATAATAATCTCACTGGATCAATCCCCAGCTCAATCACACAGTTGAAAAGCATAGTCGAAATCGAACTGTATTCTAACAAGCTCTCCGGCGCGTTACCTTCGGGGTTGTCGAACTTGACAACGTTGTCGAGATTCGACGTGTCGAGGAACCAGTTGTCCGGGACGATCCCGGACGAGTTGTGCGAGTTAGAACTGGAGTCACTGAACCTGTCCGAGAATCGCTTCGAAGGGTCTGTACCAGAGATCATAACTCGTTCAACAAAGCTGTACGAACTGAAACTCTTCAACAACACACTCACTGGCTCACTGCCCAGTGAACTCGGGAAGAACTCACCGTTGAAGGCCATTGACATTTCCTACAATGGATTCTCTGGAGAAATCccaaaatatttgtgtgaaaaAGGTGCTTTAACACACCTTATTTTGATGTACAATTCATTTTCGGGTGAGATTCCAGAGAGTTATGGAAATTGTAAGAGCTTATACCGGGTTCGGTTAAAGCAGAACAATCTTTCGGGTTCAGTACCCGAAAGTTTCTGGGGCTTACCCCATGTGTACCTTCTTGAGCTTGAAGATAACTCACTGTCTGGAAACATTTCTAGACTGATATCCGGTTCTTATAATTTAACTCAGTTGTTGATCTCGAAAAACCAGTTTTCGGGGTTGATACCTGAGGAGATTGGGTCACTGAACAATCTTTTTAAGTTCTCGGGGAGTTATAATAGGCTTACTGGTCCAATTCCTGGGAGTTTTGTGAAGTTGAGTGAATTGGGTAAGCTTGATCTTAGCAATAATGAGCTTATCGGCAAAATTCCTGAGGGAATTCAAGCTTGGAAGAGGCTCAATGAGCTTAATTTGGCAAACAACAGGTTGTATGGTGAGATCCCAAGTGAAATTGGGAGCTTACCTGTGCTTAATTATCTTGATCTTTCTGGGAATCACTTGTCCGGCAAAATCCCAATTGAATTGCAAAATTTGAAGCTCAATACGCTTAATTTGTCGAATAATTGGTTGTCCGGGGACCTCCCTCCACATTATGCGAATGAGAATTATAGGAATAGCTTTCTGGGAAATCCAGGGCTGTGTGGTTACCTTCCTGATCTTTGTCCTAGTGTAGGTGGAGGTAAGAAAGAGGAGAATCTGTGGATTTTCGGATCAATCTTTATGCTTGCGAGCATTGTTCTGATTGTTGGGGTTGTTGTGTTCTATTGGAAGTACCGAAGTAACTGGACTTACAAGGAGAACAAGAAAAGGGCTATGTCGAAGTGGAAGTGGAAGTCGTTCCATAAGCTCGGTTTTAGTGAGTTTGAAATTGTGGATTGTCTCAATGAAGAAAATGTGATCGGTAGTGGAGGTTCCGGAAAAGTTTATAAGGTTGTGCTTAGTAATGGTGAGACAGTGGCGGTAAAGAAACTATGGggtggaaaaaagaaaggagatgGCAGTGTTGATTCAGAGAAAGATTGGTTTGAAGCTGAAGTTGAAATATTGGGAAGGATTCGGCACAATAATATTGTGAGGTTATGGTGTTGCTATGACACTGGGGATTGCAAGCTTCTGGTTTATGAATACATGCCTAATGGGAGCTTGGGAGATTTGTTGCACAGTGGCAAGGGAGGATTGTTGGATTGGCCAACAAGGTATCAGATTGCTCTGGATGCCGCTGAAGGGCTTTCTTATCTGCATCATGATTGTGTTCCATCTATTGTCCATAGGGATGTgaaatcaaacaatatattgaTAGATGAAGAGTTTAGGGCTAGAGTTGCGGATTTTGGAGTTGCTAAAATAGTTGCAGCAGTCAGCAGAGGGGGAGAACCAATGTCTGTGATTGCAGGCTCTTGGGGTTACATTGCTCCAG AATATGCTTATACACTTCGGGTGAATGAAAAGAGCGATATCTATAGCTTTGGGGTGGTCATATTGGAGTTGGTCACAGGTAGACGCCCAATTGATCCAGAGTTTGGGGAGAAAGACTTGGTGAAATGGGTGTCCACCACCATAGATCAGAAAGGAATCGACCATGTAATTGATCCTACACTTGAATCTAAGTACAAAGAAGAGATCAGCAAGATTCTTGACATCGGCCTTCTTTGCGCTGGCTTACTTCCTATTAAACGCCCTGCAATGCGAATAGTGGTTAAATTGCTGCAGGAAGCAGGGGCAGGAAATAAATCCAAGAGTGTTCACAAGGACGGGAAGTTCTCCCCTCATTACCAGGAAGATGCCTCTGATCAAGGAGGTACAGTTTAA
- the LOC142619700 gene encoding large ribosomal subunit protein eL32z, which translates to MAVPLLTKKIVKKRVKQFKRPQCDRKISVKPSWRRPKGIDSRVRRKFKGCALMPNIGYGSDKKTRHFLPNGFKKFVVHNVKELELLMMHNRTYCAEIAHNISTRKRKEIVERAAQLDVVVTNKLARLRSQEDE; encoded by the exons ATGGCTGTTCCTTTGCTGACAAAGAAGATTGTTAAGAAGCGCGTGAAGCAGTTCAAGCGCCCACAATGTGACAGGAAGATTTCTGTCAAG CCAAGCTGGAGAAGGCCTAAGGGTATTGATTCACGTGTCAGGAGGAAGTTCAAAGGATGTGCTCTGATGCCAAATATTGGTTATGGCTCAGACAAGAAGACTCGCCACTTTCTTCCCAATGGATTTAAGAAATTTGTTGTGCACAATGTCAAGGAGCTGGAACTTCTTATGATGCACAACAG GACCTACTGTGCTGAGATAGCACACAACATATCAACCCGGAAGAGAAAGGAGATTGTTGAGCGTGCAGCACAGTTGGATGTTGTTGTCACCAACAAGCTGGCTAGGTTGCGCAGCCAGGAGGATGAGTAA